A part of Lacinutrix sp. 5H-3-7-4 genomic DNA contains:
- a CDS encoding nuclear transport factor 2 family protein, producing the protein MKLIKYIFLLSLLVSCHNSSKKESKKIAEAQIVKPEEIKDLINQSLDNWHKAAAEANFNAYFDLMTKKGVFLGTDATENWQNEAFRTFSKPYFDNGKAWSFTSVERNIYLYKDNKIAWFDELLDTQMKLCRGSGVMKLEDGKWKIAHYVLSIAIPNENVETVVELKSKSDSLYLKKLQFKR; encoded by the coding sequence ATGAAATTAATTAAATATATTTTTCTTTTATCATTATTAGTCTCATGTCATAATTCTTCTAAAAAGGAATCTAAAAAAATAGCTGAAGCACAAATTGTTAAGCCAGAAGAAATAAAAGATTTAATTAACCAATCATTAGATAATTGGCATAAAGCAGCAGCAGAAGCAAATTTTAATGCTTATTTTGATTTAATGACTAAAAAAGGCGTTTTTTTAGGAACCGATGCGACAGAGAATTGGCAAAATGAAGCCTTTAGGACCTTTTCGAAACCCTATTTTGATAATGGTAAAGCATGGAGTTTTACAAGTGTAGAAAGAAATATTTACCTCTATAAGGATAATAAAATAGCTTGGTTTGATGAGTTGTTAGATACTCAAATGAAATTATGTCGAGGCTCTGGAGTTATGAAATTAGAAGATGGAAAATGGAAAATTGCACATTATGTATTGTCTATAGCTATACCTAATGAAAATGTAGAAACAGTTGTCGAATTAAAATCTAAATCTGATAGTCTTTATCTCAAAAAGCTTCAGTTTAAAAGATAA
- a CDS encoding NAD-dependent epimerase/dehydratase family protein, with amino-acid sequence MSSKILIIGACGQIGSELTYKLRALHGDDNVIASDISYNNLDIVNSGIFEIVDAMDYKSVKVCIEKHNVDTVYLMAAMLSATGEKYPMKAWDLNMTSLFHVLDLAKAKFIKKVFWPSSIAVFGPTTPKEDTPQYTTMEPSTVYGITKQVGERWCEYYNEKYDVDVRSIRYPGIISWKTLPGGGTTDYAVEIYHEALKNKEYDCFLSKDTALPMLYMDDAIKATVDIMSADADAIKIRSSYNLAGISFTPEEIAASIKKHIPEFKISYTPDFRQQIANSWPQSIDDTMAQKHWNWKHSFDLEAITEEMLKQLKPKY; translated from the coding sequence ATGTCTTCAAAAATATTAATTATTGGCGCTTGTGGCCAAATCGGATCTGAACTTACTTATAAACTTAGAGCACTTCATGGTGATGATAATGTTATTGCCAGTGATATTAGCTATAACAACTTAGATATTGTTAACTCTGGTATTTTTGAAATTGTTGACGCTATGGATTACAAATCTGTTAAAGTTTGTATTGAAAAGCACAATGTAGATACCGTTTATTTAATGGCTGCAATGTTAAGTGCTACTGGAGAAAAGTACCCAATGAAAGCCTGGGACTTAAATATGACGTCTTTATTTCACGTTTTAGATCTTGCAAAGGCTAAGTTTATTAAAAAAGTGTTTTGGCCTTCTAGCATTGCTGTTTTTGGCCCAACAACACCAAAGGAAGATACACCACAATATACAACCATGGAACCATCTACTGTTTACGGTATTACAAAACAAGTTGGTGAACGTTGGTGTGAATATTATAACGAAAAATATGATGTAGATGTGCGTTCTATTAGATATCCTGGTATAATTAGCTGGAAAACATTACCTGGTGGTGGTACCACAGATTATGCTGTAGAAATATATCATGAGGCTTTAAAAAATAAAGAATACGATTGTTTTTTATCTAAAGACACTGCTTTACCAATGCTTTATATGGACGACGCCATTAAAGCTACTGTAGATATTATGAGTGCAGATGCAGATGCTATAAAAATAAGATCTTCTTACAACCTTGCAGGAATATCTTTTACTCCAGAAGAAATTGCTGCTTCAATTAAAAAACATATTCCTGAATTTAAAATTTCCTATACTCCAGATTTTAGACAGCAAATTGCAAATTCTTGGCCACAAAGTATAGATGATACAATGGCGCAAAAGCACTGGAATTGGAAACATAGTTTTGATTTAGAAGCTATAACCGAAGAAATGCTAAAGCAATTAAAGCCTAAATATTAA
- a CDS encoding T9SS type A sorting domain-containing protein — protein sequence MKKALLILGFLTFTFSQAQYIENAPWMEDIDVKSREASKNPVRFQEVVSAFNSYWETKNPNVKGSGYKPFKRWESYWKNFVKEDGTLPTREELWQSYTSTKNAVSQKNFLTDLSDWQPVGPFSHTNTGSWSSGQGRVNIIVKNTAIAGTYYAGAPAGGFWKSEDDGATWQTSTDFLPQIGVSGIAVDYNNPGTLYIATGDDDAGDSISVGVLKSTDNGDTWNFTGLNASNSPSSMNDIYVHPTNSNIIWVATNNGVYKTVDAGVNWIISSGTQYENIKDIKIKPGDPNIIYAVSSNRFYKSSNMGDSFVPILTNTQGFPLSDISRLVIDVTPANANVVYVSAANNSYGFRGIYKSSDSGDNFVAVATPETVGDIFESTQTWFDMSLAVSDTNENEIFSGVLNVWKGVITNNQASFTKINNWSSPFSSTYTHADIHYLRFFNGELLVGSDGGFYKSSNNGVSFSDLTAGMQISQFYRISVSKKSSNKMVGGLQDNGGHGYSNSQWYNYYGADGMDTAIDPNNSNLYYGFIQNGSGLYISNASGANLTANISGPETGNWITPLSINNESELYAGYSALYKLENQAFTQVSQSFSNNISVVEIDNLNPDNIFIVTNSSSQGTLRKSTDRGVTFTTMQVLNSTITSVEINEANSDIIYITTSGLNGQVLKSIDGGATFTDISNGLPNVTKNSIKHQNLHSKNPLYLATSLGVYRYDDDTLNWELFNIGLPNVTVRDIEINIIDNKITAATYGRGIWQSIIPVELAQTDVKLLSIEGISDNIECNTNLEAQVVVSNNGLSTINSLDIIYTLDGVETLYNWTGTLNSEETTIISLPSLTLSRGVHTFKSFVTTTNDTYLVNNESEEKIINANTNGSVDVVNTFETSDDALLVQDANASTQYWERGVPNGLVLNDATNPTNQAYGTNLNGEYANNTKSYLISECYDLTTIVNPEIKFDMAFDLETDWDILYMEYSTNQGESWDVLGAASNPNWYNSSTLPNTNCYNCPGAQWTGQNTTLTEYSYDLSPLSSESSILFRFVFHTDQAVTQEGVIIDNFVVSGNVLSVDSFNLEKFSVYPNPSQGIFNIKTNLNSPFNFNVIDVTGKVILKKQGVKPINKEYQINIEDYATGVYFLQIESGNNKVVKKLVVK from the coding sequence ATGAAAAAAGCACTTTTAATTTTAGGTTTTTTAACCTTTACATTTTCACAGGCACAGTATATAGAAAATGCACCTTGGATGGAAGATATAGATGTAAAATCTAGAGAAGCATCTAAAAACCCAGTTAGATTTCAAGAAGTAGTAAGTGCTTTTAATAGTTATTGGGAAACAAAAAACCCTAATGTAAAAGGTAGTGGTTATAAGCCTTTTAAAAGATGGGAGTCTTATTGGAAAAACTTTGTAAAAGAAGATGGAACGCTACCAACTCGAGAAGAGTTATGGCAATCTTACACAAGTACTAAGAATGCAGTATCTCAAAAAAACTTTTTAACAGATTTGAGTGATTGGCAACCAGTAGGTCCATTTTCACACACAAACACTGGTAGTTGGTCTTCTGGGCAAGGTAGAGTTAATATTATTGTTAAAAATACAGCTATTGCAGGCACTTACTATGCGGGTGCTCCAGCCGGAGGATTTTGGAAATCTGAAGATGATGGTGCGACATGGCAAACCTCAACAGATTTTTTACCACAAATAGGTGTTTCTGGTATTGCTGTAGATTATAACAATCCTGGTACGTTATACATTGCAACTGGAGATGATGACGCAGGAGACTCTATAAGTGTTGGAGTATTAAAATCTACAGATAATGGAGACACATGGAATTTTACAGGTTTAAATGCTAGTAACTCGCCATCATCTATGAATGATATTTATGTGCACCCTACAAACAGTAATATTATTTGGGTAGCTACCAATAATGGTGTTTATAAAACAGTAGATGCAGGAGTAAACTGGATTATATCAAGTGGAACTCAATATGAAAACATTAAGGATATTAAAATAAAACCAGGAGATCCTAATATTATATATGCTGTTTCTTCAAATAGGTTTTATAAGTCTTCAAATATGGGAGATTCATTTGTACCAATATTAACCAATACTCAAGGTTTTCCACTTTCAGATATTTCTAGATTAGTAATAGATGTTACGCCAGCCAATGCAAACGTAGTATATGTTTCTGCAGCCAATAATTCATATGGTTTTAGAGGTATTTATAAATCATCAGATTCTGGTGATAATTTTGTAGCAGTAGCAACGCCAGAAACAGTTGGAGATATTTTTGAGTCTACACAAACATGGTTCGATATGTCTCTTGCAGTATCAGATACTAACGAAAATGAAATTTTTTCAGGTGTTTTAAATGTTTGGAAAGGCGTTATAACTAATAATCAAGCTAGTTTTACTAAAATTAATAACTGGAGTTCGCCATTTAGTTCAACATATACACATGCAGATATACATTATTTACGTTTTTTTAATGGAGAATTGTTAGTAGGTTCAGATGGTGGTTTTTATAAGTCAAGTAATAACGGAGTAAGCTTTTCAGATTTAACAGCAGGAATGCAAATTAGTCAATTTTATAGAATTTCTGTTTCAAAAAAATCTTCAAATAAAATGGTTGGTGGCTTACAAGATAATGGAGGTCATGGTTACAGTAATAGCCAATGGTACAATTATTATGGAGCAGATGGTATGGATACCGCTATAGATCCAAATAATTCTAATTTATATTATGGATTTATACAAAACGGTAGCGGATTATATATTTCTAATGCTTCAGGAGCAAATTTAACAGCAAATATTTCTGGTCCAGAAACAGGAAACTGGATTACACCACTTTCTATAAACAATGAAAGCGAATTGTATGCAGGATATTCTGCCTTATACAAATTAGAAAATCAAGCATTTACTCAGGTATCACAGTCGTTTTCTAATAATATTAGTGTGGTTGAAATAGACAATCTTAATCCAGATAATATTTTTATAGTAACTAATAGTTCTTCGCAAGGTACATTAAGAAAAAGTACAGATAGAGGAGTGACATTTACAACAATGCAAGTTTTAAATTCTACAATAACATCGGTAGAAATTAACGAAGCTAATAGTGATATTATATATATTACCACATCAGGATTAAATGGTCAGGTTCTAAAATCTATTGATGGAGGAGCTACATTTACAGATATTTCTAATGGATTACCAAACGTTACTAAAAACAGTATAAAACATCAAAATTTACATTCCAAAAACCCATTATATTTAGCAACTAGTTTAGGTGTATATAGGTACGATGATGATACTTTAAATTGGGAGCTATTTAATATAGGACTGCCTAATGTTACTGTAAGAGATATAGAAATTAATATTATAGACAATAAAATTACAGCAGCAACCTATGGAAGAGGTATTTGGCAATCTATAATACCAGTAGAACTAGCACAAACAGATGTAAAACTATTATCTATAGAAGGTATAAGTGATAATATAGAATGTAATACAAATTTAGAAGCACAAGTGGTAGTAAGTAATAATGGTTTGTCGACTATTAATTCTTTAGATATCATTTATACATTAGATGGAGTAGAAACATTATACAATTGGACAGGAACCTTAAATTCTGAAGAAACCACTATTATAAGTCTACCTTCTTTAACATTATCAAGAGGTGTGCACACTTTTAAAAGTTTTGTAACCACAACAAATGATACTTATTTGGTAAATAATGAATCTGAAGAAAAAATTATAAACGCCAATACAAACGGAAGTGTAGATGTAGTAAATACCTTCGAAACAAGTGATGATGCTCTATTAGTACAAGATGCTAATGCATCAACACAATACTGGGAAAGAGGTGTGCCTAACGGTTTAGTTTTAAATGATGCCACAAACCCTACGAATCAAGCTTACGGTACAAATTTAAATGGAGAATACGCAAATAACACTAAAAGCTACCTTATAAGTGAGTGTTATGATCTAACAACAATAGTAAACCCAGAAATAAAATTTGATATGGCTTTTGATCTTGAAACAGATTGGGACATATTATATATGGAGTATTCAACAAATCAAGGCGAAAGTTGGGATGTATTAGGTGCAGCCTCTAACCCAAATTGGTATAATAGTAGTACACTACCAAATACTAATTGTTATAATTGTCCAGGAGCACAATGGACAGGTCAAAATACAACCTTAACAGAATATAGTTACGATTTATCTCCTTTATCAAGTGAGTCAAGCATTTTATTTAGGTTTGTTTTTCATACAGATCAAGCTGTAACACAAGAAGGAGTTATAATAGATAATTTTGTAGTTTCAGGAAATGTTTTAAGTGTAGATTCTTTTAATTTAGAAAAATTTAGTGTCTATCCAAACCCATCCCAAGGAATATTTAATATTAAAACAAATCTAAATAGTCCTTTTAACTTTAATGTAATTGATGTTACAGGAAAAGTAATTCTTAAAAAACAAGGCGTTAAACCTATTAATAAAGAGTATCAAATCAATATAGAAGATTATGCTACTGGAGTGTACTTTTTACAAATTGAAAGTGGTAATAATAAAGTAGTCAAAAAGTTAGTAGTTAAATAA
- a CDS encoding M13 family metallopeptidase: MKKISAIGAFALLCVFACKEEVKKETAQLDETPGINLDYMDTNVKPNEDFFKYVNGKWLDTNKIPDDQSTWGSFQELRKNTDADALSILEAAMSDNKDLEKIQVLPGSDQEKAVHYFQTIMDTIGRDKQGIEPLKPYLAKIEAIKNIQDLQAYMIEMEPQGGGGLYGFGVRPDPKDSNRNVAYLGGGSTGLPDRDYYIKDDEDSKEKRALYVAHITRMLQELGSTEAEAKEEANKILAFETKLEEAKMDKVDRRDARKRYNPRSIKQVQEMVPAVNWKNFFEGIGVKELDTVIVGDLGYFNRLQEVLAENNVENWKSYLKWNTFNSAAGYLTTDLETANWEFYGRDLNGAKKQRARDERALGSLNRTIGEALGKLYVDKKFPPEAKAKAEKMIQNVILAFEGRINNLDWMSEETKKKAIEKLKATKIKIAYPDKWKDYSALEIKSVDNGGSYLQNSLNARAWNFKKNIDKLGKPVDKSEWFMAPQIVNAYFNPAYNEIVFPAAILQPPFYNYTADDAVNYGGIGAVIGHEISHSFDDSGSRYDKDGNLNNWWTDEDLKQFEDLGEALANQYSAIEVLPETNINGKFTLGENIGDLGGVLAAYDALQLSYKENGRPEPIDGFTPEQRFFMSWATVWRTKMRDDALKTKIKTDPHSPGMNRAVQPLLNIDAFYKAFDIKEGDKMYIAPEDRVRIW, encoded by the coding sequence ATGAAAAAAATATCTGCAATAGGTGCTTTTGCTTTATTATGTGTTTTCGCATGTAAAGAAGAAGTGAAAAAAGAAACTGCACAGTTAGATGAAACACCAGGTATAAACCTGGATTACATGGATACCAATGTAAAACCTAACGAAGATTTCTTTAAATACGTAAACGGAAAGTGGCTAGATACCAATAAAATTCCAGATGATCAATCTACTTGGGGAAGCTTTCAAGAACTAAGAAAAAATACAGATGCAGATGCTTTAAGTATTTTAGAAGCAGCCATGTCAGATAATAAAGATTTAGAAAAAATTCAGGTATTGCCAGGTTCAGACCAAGAAAAAGCAGTTCATTATTTCCAAACAATAATGGATACAATTGGTAGAGATAAACAAGGCATCGAGCCTTTAAAACCATATTTAGCAAAAATTGAAGCTATTAAAAATATACAAGACCTTCAAGCTTATATGATAGAAATGGAGCCTCAAGGTGGTGGCGGTTTATACGGTTTTGGCGTACGCCCAGATCCTAAAGACAGTAATAGAAATGTTGCATATTTAGGAGGTGGAAGTACAGGTTTACCAGATAGAGACTACTATATAAAAGACGATGAAGATTCAAAAGAAAAAAGAGCTTTATACGTAGCGCACATTACAAGAATGCTTCAAGAATTAGGAAGTACAGAAGCTGAAGCTAAAGAAGAAGCAAACAAGATTTTAGCATTCGAGACAAAACTTGAAGAGGCTAAAATGGATAAGGTAGATAGGCGAGATGCACGTAAAAGATACAATCCAAGATCAATTAAGCAAGTACAAGAAATGGTACCGGCTGTTAATTGGAAAAACTTTTTCGAAGGTATTGGTGTTAAAGAGTTAGACACAGTAATAGTAGGTGATTTAGGTTACTTTAATAGATTACAAGAAGTTCTAGCTGAAAACAATGTTGAAAACTGGAAATCTTATTTAAAATGGAATACATTTAATAGTGCAGCAGGATATTTAACAACAGATTTAGAAACAGCAAATTGGGAATTTTATGGTAGAGACTTAAACGGTGCTAAAAAACAAAGAGCTAGAGACGAAAGAGCTTTAGGGTCTTTAAATAGAACTATTGGAGAAGCATTAGGAAAACTTTATGTAGATAAAAAATTCCCGCCAGAAGCTAAAGCTAAAGCAGAAAAAATGATTCAAAATGTTATTCTGGCTTTTGAAGGCCGAATTAATAATTTGGATTGGATGAGTGAAGAAACTAAGAAAAAAGCCATCGAAAAATTAAAAGCAACAAAAATCAAGATTGCTTATCCAGACAAATGGAAAGACTATAGTGCTTTAGAAATTAAAAGTGTTGACAATGGAGGTTCTTACCTACAAAACTCTTTAAATGCAAGAGCTTGGAATTTTAAAAAAAATATAGATAAATTAGGTAAGCCAGTAGATAAAAGTGAATGGTTTATGGCGCCACAAATTGTAAACGCATACTTTAATCCAGCATATAACGAAATTGTATTTCCAGCAGCCATATTACAACCACCATTTTATAACTATACTGCAGATGATGCTGTAAATTATGGAGGAATTGGAGCTGTAATTGGTCATGAAATATCTCACAGTTTTGATGATTCTGGTTCTCGTTACGACAAAGATGGAAATTTAAACAATTGGTGGACAGACGAAGATTTAAAACAATTTGAAGATTTAGGAGAAGCTTTAGCTAACCAATACAGCGCAATAGAAGTATTACCAGAAACAAACATTAATGGTAAATTTACTTTAGGAGAAAACATTGGCGATTTAGGAGGTGTTTTAGCAGCTTATGATGCATTACAATTAAGTTATAAAGAAAACGGAAGACCAGAACCTATAGATGGTTTCACACCAGAACAACGTTTCTTTATGAGTTGGGCTACTGTATGGAGAACTAAAATGAGAGATGATGCATTAAAAACAAAAATTAAAACAGATCCTCATTCACCAGGAATGAATAGAGCTGTTCAACCTTTGCTAAATATTGATGCATTTTATAAAGCATTTGATATAAAAGAAGGAGATAAAATGTATATAGCGCCAGAAGATCGTGTAAGAATTTGGTAA